The Pseudomonas cucumis sequence CGCTCTTGAAGACAACGAACAAGTCAAATTGTCCGGTTTCGGCAATTTCGACCTTCGGGACAAACGCCAGCGGCCTGGCCGCAATCCGAAAACGGGAGAAGAAATCCCGATCACGGCTCGCCGTGTGGTCACCTTTCGTCCAGGGCAGAAGTTGAAGGCCCGAGTTGAGGCTTATGCTGGAACCAAGTCATAACGACGAACTACCCGTCATCCCGGGCAAACGCTACTTCACCA is a genomic window containing:
- the ihfA gene encoding integration host factor subunit alpha → MGALTKAEMAERLYEELGLNKREAKELVELFFEEIRHALEDNEQVKLSGFGNFDLRDKRQRPGRNPKTGEEIPITARRVVTFRPGQKLKARVEAYAGTKS